One genomic window of Clostridium taeniosporum includes the following:
- a CDS encoding ABC transporter permease, whose translation MFTLHIGSYIELIIDWLKNNIEPFFDFIKVINEALISGLEGLLLIIPSIVIIIALTLITFKLTNKRTAIFTLVGLLFIDAMELWPQTMETLALILVSAFISLLIGVPLGIFSARHDGVAKILRPILDFMQTMPAFVYLIPAVLFFGMGKVPGAIATVIFSMPPAVRLTNLGIKQVPEDVIEAAKSFGSTKNQMLYKVQLPIALPTILAGVNQTIMLSLSMVVISAMIGAGGLGREVYNGITQMDVGTGFESGLAVVILAMVLDRITQALGKNKKDK comes from the coding sequence ATGTTTACTTTACATATAGGATCATATATAGAACTTATAATAGATTGGTTAAAAAATAATATTGAGCCTTTTTTTGATTTTATAAAAGTTATAAACGAAGCATTAATATCTGGATTAGAAGGTTTATTATTAATTATACCAAGTATAGTTATAATAATAGCTCTTACTTTAATAACATTTAAACTTACTAATAAAAGAACTGCTATTTTTACATTAGTAGGATTACTATTTATTGATGCTATGGAATTATGGCCACAAACAATGGAAACACTTGCACTTATATTGGTATCAGCATTTATTTCTTTACTAATAGGTGTACCACTTGGTATTTTTTCGGCTAGGCATGATGGAGTTGCTAAAATACTAAGACCTATATTAGATTTTATGCAAACAATGCCAGCTTTTGTATATTTAATTCCAGCAGTTTTATTTTTCGGAATGGGAAAAGTTCCAGGAGCTATAGCTACTGTTATTTTCTCTATGCCACCTGCAGTTAGGCTTACAAATTTAGGTATTAAACAAGTTCCAGAAGATGTAATTGAGGCAGCAAAATCATTTGGATCTACAAAAAATCAAATGTTATATAAAGTACAATTACCTATTGCTTTACCAACTATACTAGCAGGAGTAAATCAAACAATAATGCTTTCATTATCAATGGTCGTTATATCTGCTATGATAGGTGCTGGTGGATTAGGTAGAGAAGTATATAATGGTATTACTCAAATGGATGTAGGTACAGGTTTTGAAAGTGGGTTAGCCGTAGTTATTTTAGCTATGGTATTAGATAGGATTACTCAAGCTTTAGGAAAAAACAAAAAAGATAAATAA
- a CDS encoding quaternary amine ABC transporter ATP-binding protein, which yields MSKLQVKDLYKIFGKNPKKVIPMLEKGMDKLEIHSKTGNSVGVNSANFEVDKGEFFVVMGLSGSGKSTLIRCLNRLIEPTSGQILIDGKDILKCNENELLGVRRKKIAMVFQNFALFPHKTIADNVAYGLEIQGVNSKTRKEKAYECLELVGLKGYEESMPDQLSGGMKQRVGLARALATDPEILLMDEAFSALDPLIRKEMQEEMLQLQAKMQKTIIFITHDLDEALRLGDRIAIMKDGVVEQIGTSEDILTNPASEYVRKFVQDVDRTKVITSSTIMEMAKAIRIEKDGPKAAVRIMKDEGISSIYVINKERKLRGIVNIDDALELAKKNIKTVEDIIIKDVPKASPDEAISDLLSVAKDTQYPIAVIDENDILMGIIKRSTIIAGIAGEEDVE from the coding sequence ATGTCAAAATTACAAGTAAAAGATTTATATAAAATTTTTGGAAAAAATCCTAAAAAAGTTATTCCTATGTTGGAAAAAGGAATGGATAAACTTGAAATACATAGTAAGACAGGAAATTCTGTTGGCGTAAATAGTGCTAATTTTGAAGTTGACAAAGGTGAGTTCTTTGTAGTTATGGGATTGTCGGGTAGTGGAAAATCAACATTAATAAGATGTTTAAATCGTCTTATTGAACCTACAAGTGGACAGATCTTAATAGATGGAAAAGACATATTAAAATGTAATGAAAATGAACTTTTAGGAGTAAGAAGAAAAAAGATTGCTATGGTTTTTCAAAACTTTGCACTTTTCCCTCATAAAACAATTGCTGATAATGTGGCATATGGTTTAGAAATACAAGGAGTAAATTCTAAAACCAGAAAAGAAAAAGCATATGAATGCTTAGAATTGGTAGGCTTAAAAGGATACGAGGAAAGCATGCCAGATCAATTGAGCGGAGGTATGAAGCAAAGAGTTGGACTGGCCAGAGCATTAGCTACAGATCCAGAAATACTTCTTATGGATGAAGCTTTTAGTGCATTAGATCCATTAATACGTAAAGAAATGCAAGAAGAAATGTTACAATTACAAGCTAAAATGCAAAAAACTATAATATTTATAACTCATGATTTAGATGAAGCTTTAAGATTAGGTGATAGAATAGCAATCATGAAAGATGGTGTTGTAGAACAAATAGGTACGTCAGAAGACATATTAACTAATCCAGCTAGTGAGTATGTAAGAAAATTTGTTCAAGATGTAGATAGAACAAAAGTAATAACATCATCTACTATTATGGAAATGGCAAAAGCTATAAGAATTGAAAAAGATGGTCCGAAAGCAGCTGTTAGAATCATGAAAGATGAAGGTATTTCTAGTATTTATGTAATTAATAAAGAAAGAAAACTAAGAGGAATTGTAAATATTGATGATGCATTAGAACTTGCAAAGAAAAATATAAAGACTGTAGAAGATATAATAATAAAAGATGTTCCTAAAGCATCTCCAGATGAAGCAATTTCTGATTTATTATCTGTAGCTAAGGATACACAATATCCTATTGCAGTTATTGATGAAAATGATATTTTAATGGGAATTATAAAAAGATCTACAATAATTGCTGGAATTGCTGGAGAGGAGGATGTAGAATAA
- a CDS encoding transposase → MFQNTIISDELSIHNFFKQLNFDLYLTKPQLNHLESIMNAMISRGYNGKVSDIAELASHTHRTSITRFLSKSTWNETLLSKSLKSLVLQLIWNKSKETKKPIYFIIDDTISEKTKPSSKAKNIIEKCSFHNSHLKGKTVYGHQILVSLLSCDGLVLPYSIDIYDKDSMSKIELTQNLVESLPKPENKGYVLCDSWYSCKAIFNSSIKAGYSYIGALKTNRVIYPEGHKRLGIKLHKFATTLNIDDFNLVTVKDKQYYIYNYVGDLKDRKNVSIVLSYPKDSFQKEGALKTFISLDTSLNPLDILTQYTDRWAIEPFFRDCKSYLGLNGYQVRSEKSINRYLTIMIINYTYCKLYSNSSYHFNTGYNCAKKDLEKSKIIYIYKAAANGKPLDEIFKTLKIA, encoded by the coding sequence ATGTTTCAGAACACAATTATATCAGATGAACTATCAATACACAATTTTTTTAAACAACTAAATTTTGATTTATATCTAACTAAGCCACAATTAAATCATCTAGAAAGTATCATGAATGCAATGATTTCAAGAGGTTACAATGGTAAAGTGTCTGATATAGCGGAGCTTGCTTCGCATACGCATCGAACAAGTATCACAAGATTTTTATCAAAGAGTACTTGGAATGAAACACTTTTAAGCAAATCATTGAAGTCCCTAGTTTTACAACTAATATGGAATAAATCAAAAGAAACTAAAAAACCTATATATTTTATTATTGATGACACTATTTCAGAGAAAACTAAGCCCTCGTCAAAGGCTAAAAATATTATTGAAAAGTGTTCATTTCATAATTCTCATTTAAAAGGTAAAACAGTATATGGTCATCAAATTTTAGTTTCATTGCTTTCTTGTGATGGGTTAGTACTTCCTTACTCAATAGATATCTATGATAAAGATTCTATGAGTAAAATAGAATTAACTCAAAATTTAGTTGAATCACTACCTAAACCTGAAAATAAAGGTTATGTTTTGTGCGATAGCTGGTATAGTTGTAAAGCTATTTTTAATAGTTCCATAAAAGCTGGTTACAGCTATATAGGAGCTTTAAAAACTAATAGAGTTATTTATCCCGAAGGACATAAAAGATTAGGAATCAAACTTCACAAATTTGCAACAACTTTAAATATAGATGATTTTAACCTTGTCACCGTTAAAGATAAACAATACTATATTTACAACTATGTTGGTGATTTAAAAGATAGAAAAAATGTTTCAATTGTTCTTAGCTACCCTAAAGATTCATTTCAAAAAGAAGGAGCATTAAAAACATTTATTTCTTTAGATACATCACTAAATCCTTTAGATATCTTAACTCAATATACTGACCGATGGGCGATTGAGCCATTTTTTAGAGATTGTAAATCTTATTTAGGTCTTAATGGATATCAAGTAAGAAGTGAAAAGAGCATCAACAGATATCTTACAATAATGATAATAAATTATACCTATTGTAAATTGTATTCTAATAGCTCATACCACTTTAATACTGGATATAACTGTGCTAAGAAAGATTTAGAAAAATCTAAAATTATATATATCTATAAGGCTGCCGCTAACGGAAAGCCGTTAGACGAAATTTTTAAAACATTAAAAATAGCTTAG
- a CDS encoding lysozyme, translating to MAQWRWCVEGDDGKLIKGWYEEKGKWYYLNDEGIMQAGWVKDKDGSWYYMNKNGVMQIGWIQLKGNWYYLEEASNGYKGKCYIDCTATIDGKKYTFDKNGHMIEDNLVSDKCINFIKSWEGFSSIPYYDSVGVLTIGYGMTGDEIKGLSSITESEASEMLKKLVNNKYAKEIKKDLDYKGIFLKQNQFDALVSFAYNCGISGLLVSTLYKNIISGIRDKDIITSNFQAWSNAGGRRLEGLYRRRNKEAAMFLNEDYTGNI from the coding sequence ATGGCGCAATGGAGATGGTGTGTTGAAGGTGATGATGGAAAACTTATAAAAGGTTGGTATGAGGAAAAAGGCAAATGGTATTATTTAAATGATGAAGGTATAATGCAAGCTGGTTGGGTAAAAGATAAAGATGGTTCATGGTATTATATGAATAAAAATGGAGTAATGCAGATAGGTTGGATACAATTAAAAGGTAATTGGTATTATCTTGAGGAAGCTAGTAATGGCTATAAAGGTAAATGTTATATAGATTGTACTGCAACTATTGATGGTAAAAAATATACTTTTGATAAAAATGGTCATATGATAGAAGATAATTTGGTATCAGATAAATGTATCAATTTTATAAAGTCTTGGGAGGGATTTTCATCTATTCCGTATTATGATTCTGTGGGGGTATTAACTATAGGATATGGTATGACTGGAGATGAAATAAAAGGATTATCTAGTATAACTGAAAGTGAAGCAAGTGAAATGTTAAAAAAATTAGTTAATAATAAATATGCTAAAGAAATAAAGAAAGATTTAGATTATAAAGGGATATTTTTAAAACAAAATCAGTTTGATGCTTTGGTTTCGTTTGCATACAACTGTGGAATATCAGGATTACTTGTATCTACATTATATAAAAACATTATTTCTGGAATAAGAGATAAAGATATAATTACGTCTAATTTTCAAGCATGGAGTAATGCAGGAGGAAGGAGATTAGAAGGATTATACAGAAGAAGGAATAAAGAAGCAGCAATGTTTTTAAACGAAGATTATACAGGAAATATATAA